Proteins encoded in a region of the Candidatus Krumholzibacteriia bacterium genome:
- a CDS encoding ABC transporter permease: MPSIDRASILPPIMWILFERLGASFLGTLTDLGRVGVLLARIVRAFVALPKSIHLVLHQMRIIGNGSIPLVLVTSIFTGAVATIQAHYQFQDYVPIRFLGTVVAKSVLLELGPVLTALVVGARVGASIAAELGTMRVTEQIDALEMMAIDPTRYLALPRFVAACIMLPVLTIFSNAIAIGGGFFVAVFTLDVTSKTFSDGLRFLFETQDLWGGLIKALCFGAIIALSGCVHGFHARGGAAGVGEAAMRAVVMSSLLVLVTDYVLAAVIFQVLFG, translated from the coding sequence TTGCCGTCGATCGATCGCGCGTCCATACTGCCGCCCATCATGTGGATCCTCTTCGAGCGCCTCGGCGCGTCGTTCCTCGGAACCCTCACCGACCTCGGCCGGGTGGGCGTACTGCTGGCTCGCATCGTGCGCGCCTTCGTGGCGTTGCCGAAGAGTATCCACCTCGTCCTCCACCAGATGCGCATCATCGGGAACGGCTCGATTCCGCTGGTCCTGGTGACCTCGATCTTCACCGGTGCCGTCGCCACGATCCAGGCCCACTACCAGTTCCAGGACTACGTCCCGATCCGTTTCCTGGGAACGGTGGTGGCCAAGAGTGTCCTGCTGGAACTGGGGCCGGTGCTCACGGCACTCGTGGTCGGGGCGCGTGTGGGCGCGAGCATCGCCGCGGAGTTGGGGACGATGCGGGTCACCGAACAGATCGACGCCCTCGAGATGATGGCGATCGATCCGACCCGCTACCTGGCCCTGCCGCGTTTCGTCGCCGCCTGCATCATGCTCCCGGTGCTGACGATCTTCTCCAACGCGATCGCCATCGGCGGGGGCTTCTTCGTGGCGGTGTTCACGCTCGATGTCACGTCGAAGACCTTCAGCGACGGTTTGCGCTTCCTGTTCGAGACGCAGGACCTGTGGGGCGGGCTGATCAAGGCGCTGTGCTTCGGAGCGATCATCGCGCTGTCGGGCTGCGTGCACGGCTTCCACGCGCGGGGCGGCGCGGCCGGTGTGGGGGAGGCGGCCATGCGCGCCGTGGTGATGTCGTCGTTGCTGGTCCTGGTGACCGACTACGTGCTGGCCGCGGTGATCTTCCAGGTGCTCTTCGGATGA
- a CDS encoding ATP-binding cassette domain-containing protein, protein MSQGIVIQGLHKRFDDNVVLDGIDLRIERGEQRVILGRSGQGKSVLLKLLVGLLEADAGSIVVDGQEVTRMRREELYQLRRRFSMVFQGGALFDSMTILENVGLGLQEHTKLSDGEIRRRAEEALATVELVDVGSKLPSALSGGMRKRASLARAIVTEPDYILYDEPTTGLDPITSDAINRMIRRLDDELGVTSLVVTHDMTSAFTVGERFTLLNDGCVCFEGTADEARSSTDGPIRQFIDGNSEGSLECN, encoded by the coding sequence ATGAGCCAGGGAATCGTCATCCAGGGACTGCACAAACGCTTCGACGACAACGTCGTGCTCGACGGCATCGATCTGCGCATCGAGCGTGGCGAGCAGCGGGTGATCCTGGGCCGCAGCGGGCAGGGCAAGAGCGTGCTGCTGAAGCTGTTGGTGGGTCTGCTCGAGGCCGACGCCGGATCGATCGTGGTCGACGGGCAGGAGGTCACGCGCATGCGGCGCGAGGAGCTGTACCAGCTGCGGCGACGGTTCAGCATGGTGTTCCAGGGCGGCGCGCTGTTCGACTCGATGACCATTCTCGAGAACGTGGGGCTCGGACTGCAGGAGCACACGAAGCTGTCCGACGGCGAGATCCGCCGGCGCGCCGAGGAGGCGCTGGCCACGGTGGAGCTGGTCGACGTGGGTTCGAAGCTCCCGTCGGCGCTCTCGGGTGGGATGCGCAAGCGCGCCAGCCTGGCGCGGGCGATCGTGACCGAACCCGACTACATCCTCTACGACGAGCCGACCACCGGCCTCGACCCGATCACCAGCGACGCGATCAACCGTATGATCCGGCGGCTCGACGACGAACTGGGCGTGACCTCGCTGGTGGTCACGCACGACATGACCAGCGCGTTCACCGTGGGGGAGCGATTCACCCTTCTCAACGACGGGTGCGTGTGTTTCGAGGGAACCGCCGACGAGGCACGCTCGTCCACGGACGGTCCGATCCGTCAGTTCATCGACGGGAACAGCGAGGGCTCGCTCGAGTGCAACTGA
- a CDS encoding MlaD family protein, with protein sequence MTRRGTEIQVGLALIAALFVLIFGLMWFQNYQIGSSYQRMKVRFEKVGGLGAGDPVEVRGMDLGKVIGVDLADDGVLVTLRLPGSVTVRDDAEIRLGSAGIMGERMVAVEPGTGTPVDLEDRVFEGVYQPSSTDMVGTLETMNERVVQFLDRTEDLVVSLQEDQVLVRTLENTARAAETATDVLEENRSDMRRAATSMADLAERMGSFLDENDEELGEGIEGLARASTTLDSLAHQMAGVLDGTEEVLTALNEQKGAAGRMIHDEQAGEDLVESLRQLRFLVEDLQRNPQRYLTVKIF encoded by the coding sequence ATGACGCGACGAGGTACCGAGATCCAGGTCGGGCTGGCGCTGATCGCGGCCCTGTTCGTGCTGATCTTCGGTCTCATGTGGTTCCAGAACTACCAGATCGGCTCGTCCTACCAGCGGATGAAGGTGCGCTTCGAGAAGGTCGGGGGGCTCGGGGCCGGCGATCCGGTCGAGGTCCGGGGGATGGATCTGGGCAAGGTGATCGGTGTCGACCTCGCCGACGACGGCGTCCTGGTCACGCTGCGTCTGCCCGGCAGCGTGACGGTGCGCGACGACGCAGAGATCCGTCTGGGGTCGGCCGGGATCATGGGGGAACGGATGGTCGCCGTGGAACCGGGAACGGGCACGCCCGTCGACCTCGAGGACCGCGTGTTCGAGGGCGTGTACCAGCCCTCCTCGACCGACATGGTGGGGACCCTCGAGACCATGAACGAGCGTGTCGTGCAGTTCCTCGACCGCACCGAGGATCTCGTGGTGAGCCTGCAGGAGGACCAGGTCCTCGTGCGGACGCTCGAGAACACCGCCCGCGCGGCCGAGACCGCCACCGACGTGCTCGAGGAGAACCGCAGCGACATGCGCCGCGCCGCCACGAGCATGGCCGACCTCGCCGAGCGCATGGGGTCATTCCTCGATGAGAACGACGAGGAGCTCGGCGAGGGAATCGAAGGGCTGGCGCGCGCCAGCACGACCCTCGACTCGCTCGCCCACCAGATGGCGGGCGTTCTCGACGGCACCGAGGAGGTCCTGACCGCGTTGAACGAGCAGAAAGGTGCCGCCGGGCGGATGATCCACGACGAACAGGCCGGCGAGGACCTCGTCGAGAGTCTGCGGCAGCTACGCTTCCTGGTGGAGGACCTGCAGCGCAATCCCCAGCGCTATCTGACGGTGAAGATCTTCTAG
- the radA gene encoding DNA repair protein RadA: MAKDTRRFQCSECEHVELRWMGRCPSCGAWNSLQETRVEPPEGDGAPGRRRAGRRGDSSRPLSRPTPIDRVPRAAFERRPIEPEEFSRVLGGGLVPGSLLLLGGAPGVGKSTLLTMICGQLARRGESVVYLSAEESGAQVRARAERLGATHDAFLLVEQPVLERVLPGLYDDPPALLVVDSIQTVISEEHDSTPGLVSQIRTCGSLLADFARTTGCAVVVVGHVTKDGDLAGPRVLEHLVDTVLYFEPQDEDSVRMVRAFKNRFGRTGELAVLEMTSTGLRPVRDASALFLSGRRQGETGSAVSCIVSGTRPLLVEVQALLVSSQYGTPTRVVTGIDTKRVAQLAAILEARGDVQLIGNDVYVKVAGGLRLNDPAADLSLLLAMASSLREVPLPSDLIALGEVGLTGELRRVGQLDLRLEEARAHGFRRALVAAHDPGSVPRIQGIEGIAVSTVRDAIRAAWAGATTAGGTP, encoded by the coding sequence ATGGCCAAGGACACCCGCCGCTTCCAGTGCTCGGAGTGCGAGCACGTCGAGCTCCGTTGGATGGGCCGATGCCCGTCGTGCGGGGCGTGGAACAGCCTGCAGGAGACCCGTGTGGAGCCCCCGGAGGGGGACGGCGCACCGGGGCGGCGCCGGGCCGGTCGTCGCGGGGACTCGTCGCGCCCGTTGTCCCGGCCGACGCCGATCGACCGGGTTCCGCGTGCGGCCTTCGAGCGCCGTCCCATCGAACCCGAGGAGTTCTCGCGGGTGCTCGGCGGTGGTCTGGTCCCGGGCAGCCTGCTGCTGCTCGGCGGCGCGCCGGGCGTGGGCAAGTCCACCCTGCTGACCATGATCTGCGGACAGCTCGCCCGTCGCGGCGAGTCGGTGGTCTATCTCAGCGCCGAGGAGTCGGGCGCCCAGGTCCGTGCCCGGGCCGAACGTCTGGGCGCGACCCACGACGCGTTCCTGCTGGTCGAACAGCCGGTGCTCGAGCGCGTGCTCCCCGGTCTGTACGACGATCCACCCGCTCTGCTCGTCGTCGACTCCATCCAGACGGTGATCTCGGAGGAACACGACTCGACGCCGGGTCTGGTGTCGCAGATCCGCACCTGTGGCAGCCTGCTCGCCGACTTCGCACGGACCACGGGCTGTGCGGTGGTCGTCGTGGGCCACGTGACCAAGGACGGAGACCTCGCCGGCCCGCGGGTGTTGGAGCACCTGGTCGACACCGTCCTGTATTTCGAGCCGCAGGACGAGGACTCGGTGCGCATGGTCCGGGCGTTCAAGAACCGCTTCGGGCGTACCGGCGAGCTGGCCGTGCTCGAGATGACGTCGACGGGGCTCCGACCCGTTCGTGACGCCAGTGCGCTGTTCCTGTCGGGACGCCGGCAGGGAGAGACCGGCTCGGCCGTGAGCTGCATCGTCTCGGGGACCCGCCCGTTGTTGGTGGAGGTCCAGGCGTTGCTCGTGAGCAGTCAGTACGGAACCCCCACGCGCGTGGTCACCGGCATCGACACGAAGCGGGTGGCCCAGCTGGCCGCGATCCTGGAGGCGCGCGGCGACGTGCAGTTGATCGGCAACGACGTGTACGTCAAGGTGGCCGGTGGCCTGCGCCTGAACGACCCGGCGGCCGACCTGTCCCTGCTACTCGCCATGGCGTCGAGCCTCAGGGAGGTGCCGCTGCCCTCGGACCTGATCGCCCTCGGCGAGGTCGGTCTGACGGGCGAACTGCGACGCGTGGGTCAGCTCGACCTTCGATTGGAGGAAGCACGCGCGCACGGCTTCCGGCGGGCCCTGGTCGCGGCCCATGATCCCGGATCGGTGCCGCGGATCCAAGGGATCGAGGGAATCGCCGTGTCGACGGTACGCGACGCCATCCGCGCGGCCTGG